A single region of the Procambarus clarkii isolate CNS0578487 chromosome 81, FALCON_Pclarkii_2.0, whole genome shotgun sequence genome encodes:
- the LOC138357971 gene encoding uncharacterized protein isoform X2, protein MLWKVLATKSCRKILADLHFPECGLESPEVPLSVGRVKQNQVKVIMMHGLAWSEAPLLCKRKSTKVGDCLWSCLGLLDLLFI, encoded by the exons at gttgtggaaggtcctggcaacaaagagctgcaggaaaatacttgcagatctaca ttttccagaatgtggtttggaaagtccagaagtccctctgtcagttggaagagttaaacagaatcag gtgaaagtgattatgatgcatggactggcttggagtgaggctcctttactctgcaaaaggaaatctacaaaagtgg gtgattgtctctggagttgtcttggccttttggatcttctgttcatctag
- the LOC138357971 gene encoding uncharacterized protein isoform X1, translating into MPPLPAAGTNVPAKWMKPTLKCCGRSWQQRAAGKYLQIYKCGLESPEVPLSVGRVKQNQVKVIMMHGLAWSEAPLLCKRKSTKVGDCLWSCLGLLDLLFI; encoded by the exons atgcctcccctaccagcagctggcacaaatgttccagctaagtggatgaagcccacactaaaat gttgtggaaggtcctggcaacaaagagctgcaggaaaatacttgcagatctaca aatgtggtttggaaagtccagaagtccctctgtcagttggaagagttaaacagaatcag gtgaaagtgattatgatgcatggactggcttggagtgaggctcctttactctgcaaaaggaaatctacaaaagtgg gtgattgtctctggagttgtcttggccttttggatcttctgttcatctag